tccctgacctgctgtccatctacaccaagcggtgcaagtccaaagctaagaagattatgatggacctctcccatcccaacaatggactcttctcactgttgaggtctgggaagcgctttcgctcccttaaggccaaaacagagagaatgaagaggagcttcttcccccaggctattcggggcctgaaccaggtgtaggactggactctcccaaacacgtcactataagactggactctcacacacgtcaccacacgcaccaccacacatttcctataatcctataattcctataatttataatccttatctttataatctcttctgctatttgcacattctttactgtaaattcctaagttaatttgtaaatttttgtagtaaattgtaaatattgtagaacttttcttctgtcatttaatggtcgggcattgtacagctacaagcatttcacccccatgtcatactgtgtatggttgtgtgtgtgtgacaaataaaatttgaatttgaatttgaatagaagtgtatcacagctcagcaaaaaaaaagcaccgaaataaagcaccgaaatgtgcggtgcttttcggtctggttactaccgtttatgtcagaaccggtgccatgatggcaccggacaccggtacccatccctactcatgaGCATTAGATGCTCAGTAAATCAGTCCACCGGGTTTACTCCTTATGAGTTGTTCACTGGGAGACAATTTCCTGGCCCCACTGCAGGGGTGCCAGCTTTAAGACAAGAAATgcctacatttgaacatttaaagcaatttaaaacactaaaagcTCTTGTCTTAAGTTTTGCATCACAGGTGACTGCAGGCCAAGGACAGGAGCAGACAGTGCCAGAGGCAAAGTGGGTGTGGCTGAAGGTCTACaaacgaaagaaagaaaacctggTACCACTGGAGCCAGTGTGCTGTAGCGGAAGAGCCTAAGAGCTCGGAAAGACTCTCTGCAAAGGAAAAGAGGGGGAACTCGGCTGAGACCCCCCACATGGATCCCAGCCCAGGGACAGAATAAATCCCTCATCCATGCAACGACTGAAGGGTAGTCTACCCCAGAAgttgaagaaagaagagcaaCAGAGAATCACCCGACTCAGAagataaaggttttttttaaaaaaaacaacaacaaacaaaacaaaacaaaaaaagaacaagtgaAATTACATTGGACAGAAAAGGGATGAGAGAAACAACCAAAATGGGGTTATGGGGAAATTGGAGAGCAATGGTAGTGTTAGGAGTGATAACTGTCGTAATTGTAACTGTGATTTTTCTTGAAAGTGAATTGCCCAGAGACAGATCTGAGTCCACTCCGGGGATACCCCCTTCACAGGCCACGGCGGAGCGAACCAAACGCAGCAAAACAGGTAAATCTGATGAGTGTTTGGATTACTATGGCGGTATAGAGCTGGACTACGTTAAAGGGTCCACTACTTCGTATACATTCGATCTTTGTGCTGTCATTAAATGTAAAGGCTTAAGTAGTTCATGGCGGGGATATGATGTTTGGGTAGGTTACAATCCAATGGTAGATATAGAGTGTAATAATCAGAAGCTTTGCTACCCCTAACACACTTATTGGAAGGGCCCTTGTGATTACTGGTCTACCATAGTGGAGTATTCTGGCATGTGGCGCCCCTACAAGGACACCCAAATACTTGAAGTAGATTATACAAGACTCAAACCTAAACAGCTCATTTCAATGGCCACTGGCTATCGTGACAGCAATCTGTGGCTAGACTGGCTCATCCAAAATGCTAGAGAACAAAATGTTTCAGATTGTGTGGCGTGCGCAGCTGCTCGCCCACATCTTTTTACAGAACCAGCTCCCCTATATCCTGAAGACCAGTGGGGATTTGAGTGCATGCTTAGACTCACGAGAGAAGCGGTTTCTGAAGGTAATTGTACTACGTTAGCTAGTTTGTCTCCACCAATAGGTAATGACACTGTACTTGGTCCTTTCACACCAAGAAAAGCCAACTATACGTGTTTTAACTTTACCTTGTCTTTCCCTGACAGACATGAGCATGAGGCCGGGGAGATTAACGCCGATTGGTGCACTGTGACGTACCTGGCCAGAGGAAAGCTATCAAGAGACACTGGCACCGAAATAGGCCTGTGGGCACGTGCTggtttgtattattattgtggTGGGTACAGATTATATGTTAGAATTCCTAGTGGGACTTCTGGTCTCTGTGCTATGGTACGTTTAGGTGCACCTCTCGTTTTAGTAGGTGAAAAGGGGGTGCGGCTGGGTAAGCCCAGCACCGCTCAATTGACAGCCAGATGGAGACGCCATGTGTTGGGCAAGCGGTCATCAGGATCGTTTGACCTTACATTAGGATCACCAACATACATAGATGCCATTGGAGTCCCTAGGGGTGTGCCTAATGAATTTAAGTTAGGATTTGAAAATCTTCCCATAATTTCTGCATTTTTTCCAGTAACTCCAAATAAGAATGTGGATCGTATTAATTATGTGCACTATAATGTCCTGAGATTGGCGAACCTGACCAGGGACGCGGTTGAAGGGCTTGCTGAGCAGTTGGGTCCAACATCTTTAATGGCAGTACAAAATCGGATGGCGTTAGATATGTTGTTGGGAGAAAAAGGGGGCGTTTGCGCGATGTTTGGGGATATGTTTTGTACTTTTATTCCAAATAATACAGCTCCCGATGGCTCTGTGACCCGAGCGCTGGAAGGTCTGAGGACATTGTCCATCACAATGCATGAGCATTCGGGAGTGGATAACCCGTTGGAAGCATGGATGACCTCTGTCTTTGGGCAATGGAAAGGTTTCATTATGTCAATTAtggtttctttgtctgtttttattgcagTATTAGTGACATGTGGGTGTAGTTGTGTGCCTTGTATCAGAGCTTTGCTTGTAAGACTCATCAATCGTGCTGTGGGAGAATCTGATACAAAGGCCGACACCATGATGCCACTTTTGGGAAATGGGGAGTCACAGTATGAAAACATTATGGTGAgagatttagtttagttttatctGCCATAGGGCAGATAAAAAGGGGGGTTTGTAGAAatgtttagcttattttagagtttagaaatgtgttaacataGAATCTAGAATTATTGTAGAGACACTGACACTGCCCTCAATGTAATAAAGGCCTGATTGTGTCATGAACTTAGGAGTAGAGTATAGGAGACCCTCCCCAGTtgaactgtgaaagtaaaacagagaggagttaatgctgagtggaaattccccagagaATGTTTGGGTGGGGGTCTCAACATTTATAACAGGATAACTGTGGTCTGGAAGGGAGATGGGTTTTTTATGACCTCTAGGGAGCcacctacacccacagtgttttaactgtcacgcacacacatccacacgcacactcactcatgtgcgCTCTCATAGGCATtcatgtgctcgtgcacatagacacagacagagtttgcagcacactgTGGGGGGATTTTATGATAGGGTCAACCCTacaaaactgtgtttcacagacaaAGGAGTGAAGATTTTGCAGAGGGGCACCGGCCTGGCaagtcttcccttctagaagatgCATGCTTAAGTGGGGATAAATGAAGATGAGTAAAGATGAGTAAAGATGAGTAAAAGATgagtaaagatgaataaagttttgtgaaaatgactactgagtccggtgccgtctctggatgctcgaggaataaaaagaaccggggtGAAACTGATTTCGTAACAAGACTCACACAACCGCAGTGCTGGGTTACATCAAACACTGCATGGACACTGTCACCACGGAAAAGCGGGTCCGGTTCTACCCCAACCGTAAACCCTGGATGACAAGCAAGGTTCAGGCACCGTTAAAGGCACGCAACTCTGCATACAGAGGGGACCAGGACATGTACAGCAGAGCAAGAGCAGACCTTAAAAAAGGCATCAGAGCAGCAAAACTGGACTATTCAAACAAGCTCTCAGATCACCTCTCTGATAACAACTCCAGGAAAGTATAGGAGGGCCTGAAACACATCACCAATTACAAAGCCAATGGGACAAATATAGATAATATGGACATCTCGTTAGCGGAGGAACTTAACCACTTTTTTGCCCGCTTCGAGAAAACTGCAGTCACCCCCACCATGCACACCACCCTGCCCACAGTGTCCTCTGAGCACAGCCCCCACACATTTAGCCTCCAACAACATCAGGTCCGCAATGTGTTCAGAGCAGTAAATCAGAGGAAAGCTGCTGGCCCCGATGGAATACCTGGTAGAGGGCTCAAAGCCTGTGCCGACCAGCTGGCTCCTGTGTTCACCAGACtattcaacctctccctgacaCATGCCTCTGTCCCTCACTGCCTGAAATCATCAACAATAGTCCCAGTCCCCAAGTCCACCACCATCAGTAGCCTCAGTGACTACAGACCCATCGCACTGACTCCAGCggttgtaaagtgctttgagaagctggtcCTAAAACACATAAAGGACAGCCTCCCACCCAGCTTCGACCCCCACCAGTTTGCCTACAAGGCAAATAGGTCCACAGAGGATGCAATTTCCACTGCTGTCCACTCCGCTCTTCATCACCTGGAGAATCCTGGGACATCAGTAAGGATGCTCTTCGTTGATTTCAGCTCAGCCTTCAATACTATCATCCCAGACAttcttatattttttatatattttatttattgactctatttaatttgtaaaatatgtgtatacacacacacacacgtagaaaaacatttagtatacacatccagaatttttttatttatttttttgttgttgcatatactattatgtattgtacatatatttattagtttcagatttagccattcgtatattttgcctgtttatgttattgtattttgaacaactctgttgcttgtgaagctcgcacacaagaatttcactcgcatgtgctgtaccaatgtacctgcacatgtgatgtgacaataaaagtgatttgatttgatttgatttgacaagCTGGTAAACTTGGACTCCCCCCCCCTCCACATGTGCATGGATcaaaaacttcctcacagaccgTTCACAATCAGTCAAGGTTGGCAACCAGCGATCATCCACCCTGtcactcagcactggctcaccacagggatgtgtgctgagtCCACTATTATACACCATCTACACCAGTGACTGCACCCCTACGCACCCctgcaacatcatcatcaaattTGCAGACGACACCACTCTGATGGGGCTCATCACCAACGATGATGACACCGCCTACAGGGATGAGGTCCAGCGACTGTCAGAATGGTGTAACTACAATAACTTCACCCTAAACACCAAGAAAACCAAGGAAGTGGTCATGGACTTCCGAAAAACAAGGACTTATCCCCCTCCCCTATCCATAAAAGGTGACTATGTGGAGAGGGTGTCCTCCTTTAAGTTCCTCGGCACCCACATATCTGAGGACCTATGCTGgtccacaaacacatcagccctagtaaagaaagcccagcagcacCTCCATTTCTTGAGGGTTCTGAGATGGAACAGGCTGCAGACTGAACTCCACCTCCACCCTAACCACCACCTCTTCAACATCCTGCCCTCTGGAAAAAGGCTCAGATCCATCAGGTGCAAAACCAACAGACTaaagaacagcttcttcccgtGTGTAAAGACTTCCCCAACACATCCACCCTGACACTGCTGTTGATCATCTCTGTGCAATATTTTTGGCTCATGTGCAATTATTTTGGTCCACACCATGTATATAGTTCCGttcacatatgtatacatatacactgtttttttttattctatttatttaattatttatttattttctgtgcaagaaactgcacaatgacaataaaaagctctaAGTCTAAGTCTAAGTCAAATATTATGTTAgtgcgatctgccttattacaagcctgccattactgtgcatttaggtgatcatgatgagagagacagagtctggctcagatgctggcagttctcgctgcagtctgccagtagcgtctcctttcaggccaggatagacgaatgtcaccgagcagtgactcagtttgtggtcaaaggcttgcacccatttgccacagcagatgattttcagtaagtgaatgtgtttaattgtaggcagggacattactggatattcttgtgtaattgctacagaataatttatgttatactttgttattgctacagaagaatatttattttattattttacatttacatttttttttcctggggaccctgtgacacccattGAAGAgctgtaggctgtggatctcttaagatctcactgttgggtttgtaaggccatgttactcctaaatttctatcttgttcaaagaaaagatataaaacaaagttctaagctaatcaaccttagtgttctcctttcttAAAAAGAAtcaataagagaatcgataaagaatggaatcgtgaaaatcttatcaatacccatccctagtcacgTATAATGATGGTTTTGTAGCTGAGTTCTTATCTTCTCGCATTTCTGCAGTCACCCACTAATCTACCGAAGTTGAAACTAATTTTTAACATATTGTTCAAGCTTATATTTTCATTTACCTTGGCTATGGAATAATACTTTAATCCttatgataggtttgtagcttgaacctatccgctggaacgttgaggacaatataattacacagcgaagcaagacacgagtaggcaaagttcttcatgttactcgtgcacgggagagaaccggacaggcgccgttccttcgcttgaccccagttgctctcgcccgctctcccgtaccactgttcttttattgaggttacatgaatatgcatcggttcattaacatatgacgtctacataggtatacatgtgaaaaaaagaatactgtgtttgtgtgtgtgtgcgtgtgtgtgtgcgtgtgtgtgtgtgtgtgtgtgtgtgtgtgtgtgtgagagatccagatgtgaccctgtgaagactccccaaagctggtgccaggagtctagcggtccatctgaacaaaaggctcttatacttaaacagatatacgtgtgcttgctataccataaatcagcaagagaagatacaacctctcctaggaggtgtAATCTACGCCAGAACACTCTGTAGAGGGAGTGAACGCACTCCCccttcatgctacacagagcTGTTACAGACCttctaggatgagacattctttcaatctacaaatgattatacacctctaagcatatatggttaaatatttctaagcataaatgacaatcaacaatacaaatctaacacctTAATTATTTGAAAATAGGAAAAGCTTTGTTTTAGCACTCTGACCATAAAGCTAGATGGTTTCACAACTTCACAACTGAAAGTTTACTCACTTGCAATTGTGATGACAAGACTTCTGCTTCTCTCTACCTCACATCACCTGACAAGGTAATGTATAGAAACACAGATAGTGTATGAAATATGCTTAGTGGGTGATGGGAATCCCCCACCCAGCAGCCTAAAGGATATTTCCAGACTGCCTAATCCAGACctcttttgttttggttattctttgtattttggtctTGTGATGGTGTCACAAATTCAGAAATAACCCACTTTGAACTTCTGTTTCCTCTGTTCATACATCATAGTTTGCATTaaaatagatgtttttataatattaaaaaacatttgaaagagCCTTACTTTCTATATTACCTGACTGCTAATTTTCACTACAAGTACTACAATACTACAGTGGTTCAAAATGATGCCTATTGCTTTGGATCTGCAGAAAGTTAGGCCTAACTCACACAGTTATGAACATTAAACTCAATGAAtgaaatttgttcagtatttctttggtttggttttacagaaaaaaagaatttaaaaaaattatgtaaAGTGAATTCAAGGAAACAGTGAAGGCTGTAATAATTAAGAATTTCTGTTTGAACACATTATCTACTGTTCCCTGATTCAAAGCACAAGGGGTTGATTTCAGGGTAGTGATGAGGGCAATAGTAAAGAGGCATTTATGGgcaaacacatttttactttattttgtttcttggTTTAGTTACGACACGGATATGTGAGCAATGTTGCAATCTGAAAATATAACACTGCTTGTTTGGGCTGACTTACTCGTAAACTGCTGCTAAAACAGTAGAGACCTCGTTTTAGTCACTATTCTGTCACTTTGACTATGTTGGCATTCCTGGAGCCAGACTTCAGTATTTGAAATGTAACAATAAGCTTAATAGATTTTCTAAACCAGGGGTAGAATAAGGCATAGATGATAGGGTTGAGGCACGAATTAAAatagaaaagacacaaaacaaatgCAGAAGATGATCCGTTGAGGAAGGCATTCTGGCCTGTGAGTGTGACACAATAAAATGGTAAGGCGCATGACAAGAATGCAATTACAACAATACCAAGAGTCCTGGCTGCTTTCATCTCTGATTTCTTTGGATTTCCCTTCCTTGAACACTGGTATGTGACACCTGCAGTATGAGTCCGCATGGCCCGAACCTGAGACACAACCACTACAAATATTCTCAAATACAGAACTATAATGACAGTAATAGGAAGTAGGAAGTTCAAAGCAAGATCTGCAACATATTCAATAAAGTTAATATGGACAACACACTCTCCCACACAAGAATTAAACCTGCTTTGCTGTTTCAAGTTGTCCTTTAAGAGGAAACTACCAGCAAGGGCAGAAAAGCTCCaacacagtgaaacacagaTCTGAACTCTTTTTGCAGTGACTTTGGTGGGATAATGCAGAGGATCACAAATGGCCACATAACGGTCAACTGATATCAGTACCATGGTTCCTATTGAGGAAGGGGTGTTAATTGTGCCAATAACATAATACAGAATACACATGAAGTCACCAAAATACCAGCAGCCGTCTATAAACATTATGTAAAAGAGCAAATAGAGACCCACAAAGAAATCGGAGACAgccagagagaggaggaggaagttgGTGGGATTATGGAGCTGCctagagaaaaaaagaacttgttacttgcagcataaattcatagttgttattttttttaaagtttttccttaaaaaaaagctattaatcttttaactttataaaATATGTGGCTACTTGAAGTGGGAGATGGAGATGATGACCAGCAGGTTAAGAGTTGCAGTGAGCACAGAGATAGAAGATATTATCATGTAAATGAGCGTGGAAACTGAGACAGGATGCAGAGCCTTTCTGCAAGAGGAGTTGAGCAGATGTGGAAAGCAGAATTCAACCccctccatcatcatcacagGAGGTGAGCTGATTAGGTTTATCTTGTTCTTTTACTCCTCCCATGTTCTCTTCATTAAAAAAGGTCCCTCCTTCCACATAtttcccatgttgctgtctgtgtttattgtgctatggtgtgttgatatctgtgcattcctgtattatccttctgtgttacacatttccatgttttttttcctcgctacctagcctgacctgtctccccaatgtgatgtttgtgtattgtatgtacggtcggcaaggtctgtcatctcggttgtgggaaaaagacctgcaactgacaaataaaggccatctcatctcatctcatattGAGCCCTATGTACATTTGCTCCATAAGGGTTCACAGACCAATTTTAGTATCTGTAATGGACAATGGTGTTGAAAAATTGTTTGCCTCCTTCctgaattcctttttttttggtatATTTGTCACACccaaatgtttcagatcatcaaacaaattaaaatataagacaaagattacacaagaaaacaaaatgaagtttCATAATGAAGAGCTTTATTATTAGGGGGCAAAAAAATCAAATTCCAATCAAGCGTgttggaggaattttggcccacccatctttgcagaattgttgtaattcagccacattgaaGGGTTTTAAGAGAAAATACGATAAggtaaaataagataagataagataacctttattagtcccacacgtgggaattttgttttgtcacagcagaaaatggacagtgcaaagttataTAGCAAAAATTAGAGAACACtggaatacaataagaatataaagaaagatactgtacacaactttacagaatagaatagaataaaataaaatactgtatGCAAtagaatcaaatcaaatcaaataatatatacaataggataaaaatagaatacaaatcctatatacaactgagttaaaatacaactttatcataaaaagagtattgcacttagtcttattgcacatgtgtgggtttgtgtgtgtttgatcagctgcaaaagtctttgttgtggagtctgacaccATGGGGGAAACCTGTCCTGTGAAATcccgtgggtgccgcagcctgccactgaaggagctgctcagtgctgtcagagtctcctgcatggggtgggagatgttgtccaacagggatgacaccattctcctgtcactcactaCCTCCaatgggtccagagggcatcctagaacagagctggccctgtggatcagcctgt
This window of the Maylandia zebra isolate NMK-2024a linkage group LG16, Mzebra_GT3a, whole genome shotgun sequence genome carries:
- the LOC106676738 gene encoding trace amine-associated receptor 13c-like; this encodes MEGVEFCFPHLLNSSCRKALHPVSVSTLIYMIISSISVLTATLNLLVIISISHFKQLHNPTNFLLLSLAVSDFFVGLYLLFYIMFIDGCWYFGDFMCILYYVIGTINTPSSIGTMVLISVDRYVAICDPLHYPTKVTAKRVQICVSLCWSFSALAGSFLLKDNLKQQSRFNSCVGECVVHINFIEYVADLALNFLLPITVIIVLYLRIFVVVVSQVRAMRTHTAGVTYQCSRKGNPKKSEMKAARTLGDVR